TTGGATGGAGGGCCAAACGGTGGCCTCCGTCCAGGTTGGCCGGCACCTGGTCCTCCCATGAAGTTCATGCCTCCACTCATTCTGCCTCCACCTCCATACCCACCTCCTCCGCCTGGGCTGGGTAGAAATGGAGCACCACCTGGTCCACCTGTCCCACTTGGTCGGGATGGAGGGCCAAAGTCATCGTCGAAGGGGTTGGAGGCGACCAGGTGGTCCACCATGGGGGTAGGTGGGGGTGCAAACTCAGTGAGGTGGGAGAACCCTGCCgcctaagaaaaaaaaaacagaatattatttattttttttaaacatccactTGTCACATACTGTGATAATGTTTCTTTAACGTTGCAAAGTAATTAGATATCAAAAAACAACTATTACCTGGTTGGTGGATTTCCTcgccttcttcttctctgggcTCTTCATCTGTGAAGCTAAAATAGTGAAATATGGAGGGAAGGGGTGGAAAGGGGGAAATATAATATTAGCCACATAAAAATAGGGCCTTCGTGTCTCATGCTATTGGTCCACCACCAATCAAGCGCACTATCACATTTGGATCGGCCAATACCCCTTAGTGACAGAGTGGAGCAGCTTTAGACCTAAGTCCTCTTTTTCAAGTCCAACAGTTGAGATGGAGTCAATGATGGGACATAGACTGGCATGAGGACAAGATGCTGAACATCCAGGCGCTATCATCACCAAGGTTATGAAGCCTTGAATCGCAAATGACCCAGGCAGACCAAATGACCCAGGCAGACCAAATGACCCAggcgagagggagagaggccGCAAACAGAGGCAGAAGAGGTAAGGTCAATGAGGGAGACAGGAAAAGACGAAGACATGAGAACGAGGAAACGGAGTTGAAGGTACATTTACAGCAAGATAGACATGAACCCCGTTCACAGATCCACTCTGTGAGAAACAGCCACCACCGGAGACAGTCGTGAAGTTTACATATGGGGGAGGCGAGAAGGGATTTGCTAACAGCACCAGTGCAGCCCATTGCAGCGCAGTAATGGATGATTCCGATCTGATTGGGAGATGGGTGAAATAAATTCCTACCTTTGCTTCGTTTTCCTTGTCCCGCCAGTAGTCTCCCCGATTCGGCAGCCATTAGCTAATATGACTGTCGGTGAAGTGGCATATCACCGTTcatatgcaagaaaaaaaaagttaaaaatgacGACGTCTTGAAGGCTATGAGCCGAGTAGGTGGAAAATCTGCCTTCAGGTCATGTCAATAACGTATTAATGGTTATCGTCACAGCAGTAGCTAACACGTATATTATGTTATAACGCCGGCCCAGGTCTGCAAACACCTTTACAGCTGCAAATCTTTCGCCACGGTGTCTGTCACGCCGGGATTTGGTCACCAAAAAAAAACGTCAGGTAAAACTGAGCTGGTTCACGTTATTTAACACAAGTTCGTCTTGTTGCAAACCAGTTCCAACTAACTGAAACTGGTTGCTTGCTACCTGGCTCGACTGCCAGTACAAGCAAGTTACAGAGCACCCCCTCCCTATATAAATGATCACTTACAGATGTGCAGCAAAGAAGTCGACCAGCTAGCTAACGCAAGCTAGTTACTACCTTGGCTAACTAGCTAGCCACGTTACTCAATGTGGTTAGCTAGCAGCGTTGAGATTTCACCCAGTAGCGGCAACACTGGAACATTAATTCGAAATTGTGACTTATCTTTCTACAATCACTTGTGAAAATGTGCACTTAATTCCATTTATCACAACATTAATCAGATATAGAAATCGATCATGTTTTGAAAATTGTTGTGTACTATGATAacattagcttgctagctaacgttagcatgccACTGAAGATAGCTAGCCATCTTGCAGACTGTCTTGGAAGCAAACTGTACCCTTTCTCCGTTGCTTGCTGTGCTGTCCTTTAAATTGAAACTCTCTGGTGTGTCATTGCCAGCAAACCGGTCCTCGCACGGTGTATGCTTGTTGATCCACCATTCAACTATAATTCATTCAAAAACGCAAATCTTGCCATAATTATCATGGCCTTCTATCGCCACCGGACAAAGAGGGACAAGCAGGAGTATCGCGCACGATGGAAGGTTACATCTCATGGAAAATATGGGGGTGTCGAAAAGTATACTTCatgaacataaaaaacatttttaaataaaatgattaaaatccAGAGTGTATTGTATAatatatgaaattaaaatattatGTTTTGAAAAACTGTCCGTATCCCCGTCAtccacagtattttttttaatgtatagtATTAGTGTCATACCTTTCGCTGGTAACTGTGGAGCAGCTCAGAACAGACCATTAACTGTCTATGACGATACTCTATACAACTAAAGAAGGAGGGACAATGATTAGATAGCCAATTAAACCCATTATCAAGTGGAATTTTGATACATCTTGAATTAACAAGCATTGTCAAAATATTAACAAAACTGTCAAGTTCAATTTGAGACGTTATGTGAAAAATCTTTAGCATGAATGGAGGTAAGATATGTGCACAGTGCCTGTAATTCATACTTCAGAGCATAATAAAAATTGATGGAAAGGCCAGCGTTTAAGGTCtatatactgtttttttctctcaatatCCATTTGGATTCACATATCATTTATCATATTGTATATTGCAGTTAAAACATAGGCTACATTAATTATAAGGCAAAATATCATGATAATACAGGTGTCAAATTCCTTAGTGGTATACCTTGGCATAGCTCAGTCTAACGTAGAATATTAAACTCCCCAAATGCTTATTCTACATTGGTGTTTAAAATCAAAGGTTTTTCACCGCCCACCCAGTCCTGCCTCCCCCTCTTAACTTCATACAGCCTACCCCCTCCCCTATATACTCCAGCCACTGTCAATAGCCTCATTGCGACAGTGGAAGTTGAGAAAGACCAGTCAAGCCACTCTGGGAATGGGACCACAAATCAGAAGCAAGAAGATTTTTGCCTTCTTTGGAGTCATCACACACCAAAGACATCTTTTCGTCCAAAGGGAATAAACTTTTCCTCTGAGCAGAAGAAGGAACAGGTGCATCACAAATGGGATAAAGTAGTGgtattggttttttttctttcttttgccaAAAAGGCATTTAGCCTGttggtctttctttctctttttaataaGTTTGTCTAAAACCGTTTGTAAAGTTGGAGGTTGAAGATAGAGCCATTGGCTTTTGAAAGCATGTATGACATTATTTAAACTGAGGTGTGGAGATTATGTAGTCTACACATGCTTTATACTAGAATAAAGCAACGGAAGTCTTTTGTTAGAGAGACTGATTTCTAAAGGTGCGTCTCCGGGGCCCTGTGGTGCATGGAGATAAAAGGTGTCGAAGCAGGcagagaggttttttttggtttcaatCTGAGTAGGCCTAACAATGGCAAAGTGGTTCAAGGAGTTCCCCATCAATCTGAAGAATGGTACCGACAGGATCCGCTCAGCCTCCGAATCAGGCTCACAGCCAAGAGTCAATAAAGCTGGGCTGGTGGCCGGCATTGGTACCAAAACAACAGGCTCCAAAACGGGCCATCGCAAAAACTCCTCTGGTGACAACACAggcggaggaggtggaggagttGGGTCTCTCCTGTCTGGAAGAAATCGAAAGAACTCAGCCATAGAGTTGAGTAAAAACGGTGTAAGCTCCCCGACAGATGGAAAAGTTTGGGACAACCTCCTGTCAGGGAAAAGTCGCAAGAACTCCAAAGCGGAGCCGGTGTTGGAAGAGCAGCACAGACCTCTGAAAAGCTCTCCATCTGCCAACGCTTACATCAACCGGCTGATCCGAGTGGACAAACTGGACAAAAACCCCAACTTCAACAGCGGAACCATCCCCAATCAAGTGGTACCCGAAGCAGAGAAACCAGTCCAGTGCAAAACAGAGACGGTGAGTAACCAATGCAATCTCAGCCCGGTGAGATCAATTTGTAATCATTTTGGtgaacatttttcagttttcagttcattttttgtttttttaagtgatgTAACAAGGGACGTTCTAAATAAATGATGTGGGGTGAACTAACAGCTGTTGTGTGATTTAGGTTATCTGTTTTCCTAGAAAGTAAACAAGGCTATTTTCTCAGGTAGCCTACTGCACTTGACAATATTGAGTATTTTCAGTTTGGGCTACTgtataattagattagattaaagaTGTAACATGGACATCCTAGTTTATAGAACGATTACGTAGAAAAATAACTCAACCAAATAGAAGCTTAGTTAAAATGAGCCTCTTACATGTTAATACATCAGCAAACATCACTGGTGAAATGTAAGTACTTCTACTACAAAATAACATGTGTCATCCATACTGTTGACAATGAGGATGGAACCAGTCCAAGCTCTGAAAATTGATATTATTGTTTCagtttctccctctcctttgtctctgtgataCCCATTGTGTCCACACCTCAgtctttctttctatctctccttctcttcctctccaccCCTCGCCTTTACACCCACCTTCCTCGCCTTGAATACAAAGCTGTGGTCAGACATGAGGCTGTATTTTCTCTCCTGTATGTAATCTGGCTCAGTATTCCTGTTCTCTCCCACCCCCCTTCCCTTCCTTTGCCTCGCCCCTCTCTTTCACTAGATTCAGGCCTCATGGTGAAGAAGGCTATCATGttataaaaaacattgtgttaTTTGACACTTAGGCGCTAACCCAAGTCCCCTCCAGCTTGGCTTtggaaaaagagggagaaagaaagtgaaGTCAGGGATAGTGATAGCGGAGGGATGGTGAGAAAAAAGACCCATAAAAGAGAGCAAGAATAAAATGTGAGTTTTATATTTCAGAAAGGAAGTAAATCACATTTCTTGATCTCAAAGTTCATGAAGAACTTTACGACGTTTCCACAGGAGATGAAGGTGTGACATACTGTCAGATTTGAATAAGGAAATATGTATCTGTGTTGTGTAGTCTGCATCTAAACCGCTCTAAACTAAACATGTTAACATCTCACTGAAACTCAGCCTGCCAAGTATCTGCCGACAACTTCATTTTACGGCCTGCCATTGTCTCTTGGACAGTGGCttgtaaaacaaacaagaaatgaTATGGCACTGATAAGATGACAAGACAGTGACATGACTGGTGTAGCCAAAAAGAGGTGGTGAACAGAGAGATTTAAATGTGAAGAGAGACAGTGGGCTTTTAAAACAAGACGAGGGGCCAGGTATTCTTAGCTGAAGCCTTCTCGTAGTTTActgcaaccatagactgtatataaagaggTTACGACATGTTTTAATACCAGCCAGTGTTTCTTTTCTGCAGGTGGTAAAAGCTGTGTCCTGTGCAGTCAGCCTGTCGTAGCTGGTAGCACAATCATAAGTAGCCCTTGTTGGGGAATCCTTGTTTCTTTTTAGCCCTATTATTTGGTGCCATTCTGAAaacttttattgttgtttgtcAGTTTTAAGTATCTTATTATAGTCTACATGAAAAGAAATCCTATGTTTTGTGATTCAGGTCATCCTTGAGGATTACGCAGATCCCTTTGATGCTCAAAAGACCAGAGAGCAAAGGGAGGCAGAGAGGGTCGGGGAGAACGATGGTTACATGGAGCCTTACGATGCCCAGCAGATGATTACTGGTGAGGCTTTCATCAATATGCTGATACTGCCTTCTCTTGTAGCTCTCAGCTGGTAGGATAGAGCTGTGATTTTTCATTCAGTCCCCGAATCACtgaatctacacagctgtgttAGCCCCCCGGGGTATGACAGGATTCACATGTTCAGTCTCTGCAGGCCGAGCAGTGAGAACATGAACTTGCTCCCCTAGTGCTCTCTGCACCCAACGAGGTTGCCATGGCAACTGTGCTGCGTTCAGACAATGGGTGCAGTTTCCTGCCCCTGCTTCCGCTTTCCTGTTTCTGCTTCCTGGTACTATTCTCTGAAAAGGAAGTTGTCCCTCAGTGCCCACTGCCTCCTCTCGGACGCAGCTCTGTGTAACCCCCTATTTGGACCTGTCTGACCATTTATCAAAACTTCCCAGCATCTAGGAAGACGGGTGGTCCGTTGTCGGATCACATGCTCTTCTGACCTTTCATTCCATCACTCCATTGTTTTAACTAAAAGGGTTACACAATAGCCTGCtgtgaatgttaaaatgttgtattgCAGTGTGCTCTAGTAGATTTAACTTCATTCAGAGCGTGCATGTGCTACTTCCAGGCCTCCTTAGAGAAGTCTACAGAGGATGTGATGTGACAGAGTCAATTTATGAGGCTTGAATCATACTAAGGAAGTAAGCAAGAATCTGATGTCACTGTGACTCAATAAGCAAGGCTAGGAGATTTGGGCAGTGTTATTATTAATGTAATAATTAATTATGTACCAGCTGACATCAGTTAATCAGCTGATTCACCTTTTATAAAggctttaaaataataattaacaatataactaacaataataataaactattaTAAGGCTTTAATAATAGTTAAAAGATAATGTACTCTGTGTTATTGATCAGTTAATCTATGAGTAAtcttaatatatttatttataacttTAGCATTCCTTAATGGATTACCAACATTCATAACAGCATTATTgccacaaaaaaggaaaaaccccAGCCAATGGGTTTGTCATAACCTGGCAACCCAACCCAAAAAAACTAATCTATTGAGGATTAGCAAATGATTTATTAACCATTATTAAAGCCATTAGATACAATGTATAAACCTTTTATAAGGAGTGCCTCATTAGAAGTGTATACTGTTAGGGTTATTGAAGCCTGTATATAATATTGAATTTGACACCTCCCAGTCTATAATGTGGCTGGTTTTGGTCTGGTGTTCAGACAACTGATTCCTGGATCCTTTCCATTTACATACTGAATGTAATGTATCCAACAGCTGTTGCAGTTGATGTCATACATCCCTTCTTTACCTGATGGTGGTTCTATGCTTAGTTCTCAGAAGAGATTTTGATCTTGAATCCCTTGTTTTCTACCTAAAAGAGATTAGACGTCGGGGGTCCAAGGACCTGCTGAAGGTTTGTGTGCTGATGGAGGCGAGCGAGGGAACGGGGGAGGAAGGTCAGCCTGTGTCCTTACAGATATATGACGTCCCATATGAGGGAAGTGGTGAGGGGGACAAGACGGCGGTCACACGTCCCGAGCTGGATCCTCGTCCCTCCACTGAGTACGAGCTGCCCTGGGAGTGGAAGAAGGAGCATATTGTTAGAACTCTCTCAGGTACGTCAGACGTTTGTCACACCGCATATCTGAAAACAAGCTGAGCATTAAGGAAATGTTTGCTTCTGTGCACACCTGGTTTACCTGCGCTTCTAATTTGTTAAAATTTTCCTAATCTTTATACCTCAAAAAGgaacacttttttaaagaatacaTCACTGACTACAGTGTGCAACAGTGTTGAATTCATACACCCCTGCCTCTTCTCCGCCTTCGATTAATATGAAGTGTATTTGTGAAAACAACAACTCAGGCCTGTCCTcacattaatattttatatgcTGCATAGACCAACAGCATATTGAATAACATCTTGCATGAATCATCAAACTGCTGTCTTATTCTATATTTACAGGAGGCTTCAACACCCAGTTCAAGATCGGTTTCTTTACATAACTTCATATCTtctcttgtctctcttcttccctcAGCACAGTTTGACAGCTCTGAACGCCAAACCAAAGATGAGACGCCTCACCCCACACTCACCAGGCAGCCGCAACATCCGCCAGCTCAgccccaacaacagccgcaTCAGCAGCATCAGCATCTGAGGCAGAAAAGCTGGACCCAGAAGATCCTGCGATCCTCTCCTCCGACCCTGTCGCCATCCACCACCTCTGGCAGCAACCCTGAAACAGAGGCCCGCTGTGTTGACCCGTCCCTGCCCCTGGAAAAACAGAGGTGAGGAGGGGGAGTGGTGCAAAATCATTCATCATTATACCTCAATGTTGGGTTTTCCCTGTAGATGCATGCTactttaataatgtaatattcaAACCATTTTATATTCAAATGAATTCAAATGTATGTCATGATgtgtcttcatttgttttttattcgtGCAATGGGTGGGATGTATGAAACGAGGTTCTAGACTTGATCAATAGCAGATGAAATGTGATCTCTCTCTTTCCCACACTCTGTCTCAGCTGGTACCATGGCTGTGTGACTCGTCAGGAGGCGGAGTTTCAGTTGCAGTCCTGCAAAGAGGCCAGCTTTCTGGTCAGGAACAGTGAGTCGGACAACAGCAAGTACTCCATTGCCCTCAAGTGAGTGCAACCTGAAAGAGCATCTCTGTGGCTGAAATGTTACACACTGATCACATAATGTAAACTATGAAAGGATTAAACTGTATTTAGTCCAGTTGTAGACAGCATTAAAACGTAGTTTATTccattattaattattcattatttttagcATAACTTTGTAATGGATCAGGCTATTAATATTCAACATTTGTCTAATTATCtataaatgtctttaaaagaCCAGACCAACAAGACATTTCACACATCACTAAGCCACACTTATACGCTGGCTAACCTCTTACAATAAATCATTACGATTAATGTGTAGTGTATTTTGAGTAAATCCCAGAAACATTGTCCTGCTGTGCAAGAGCACAAATGTGTAATCTGCAGCTAAAAATAGTCCTTTACTCCTAATGTTCGCCAAAAACTACAGGCGTCAGCTTTTTTAGGAAAGCCTTTATAAAGCCTTTATTTAAGccttttataaaaatgaaaatatatattcatgAGCACGGCAGACAGACTAACAAGTTGttgattttggtctttttaaGGCAAAGATAGAATGAAAATGCTAGCTTTATCGTTGAATTTTTGGCAGTAGACTAATGAATATAAGGCATACCAGTAAGTGAAATTAAACTTATATAAACTTATATGATTCATAATTCATGTTTAAGTTTTTTAAAGTCCCGTTTTGCCTTTCCTCTCTTCTGTGTGACTCAGGACGAGCCAAGGCTGCGTTCATATCATTGTTGCCCAGACCAAAGAAAGCGGCTACACCCTGGACCAGAGCAGCTGCGTGTTCCCCAGCATCCCAGAGGTGGTGCACCACTACTGCACTCAGCGTCTGCCTTTTAATGGCGCCGAGCACATGACTTTGCTGCACCCAGTGCCTCGCATCCACTGACTCTACCCCAGCACTGCTTATGTGGACAAAACAGGCACACCTCTGGGCCTGCATGGacaaaatgtttccaacaatcAGTCAAGACTTCACCTCTGATCATTGTGTACCTCTACTGCTCTGTCTTATTTTATAACTGGGCTGTATGACTCtactttgatgtttttatgatttttatttcatcattagaCAACATTTGTGGCTCCGTCTGTGTCTTTCTGGATACATTCCTCTCTCTGTATTTTACTTTGATGTGCAGCTGATGCAAAACATCAGGCTGCTGTTTTGCATGTGAACAGGGGGAAAAGCCCAGCGCAGACGACGAGGCACTTTTAATGATGAAATGTGATGTGACTCGTGCACAGATGTGATGTTTTTAATATCTGATGTGGCTCTATTAGAAGCTACTTGTGATATGTGTGTTATTGTTACTAAGTTAAATTCACTATGAAGCAGAAAAGAGTTTTGACATGGAGTTTGTGGCTCTCTTTCCCCCTCTGCTGGATGTGCCGGTACAATGCACCAACATGGCAACACAAAGAATTCTCTTCTTTCCTCAAAATTACTAGTTGGTAAAAATCCATGCATAGAGCATATCGTTACACTTATCGAGATATGCAACAAAGACTAGCTATTTTAATATTTGAGCATATTTCTAGTTTATTCTAGTATACTTGTTAGTTGTCTGTAACCACTGCCCCTTGAGGTTTTCCTCTGTTTAACTGTGAATGCGGGAGTTGTTTCCATTGTTTGATCTGCACTGTGAAGAGTGATTCACCCTGTTGCAATGTGCTTAAAGGACCATGGCTTTTCATGACAAGAAATTACACTACATATCATCTTTGGTTTTCAGCCTAACATGCCTGTCaaattatttttgatttgtAGTAAGAAAACATTATAATATAAAGGGCATTTGACATACTTCTTTGGGTCTACACATTAGGAACATTTATAGCTACAAGTGAAAGAAATTAATGACACATATTtcaataaagtaataaaaaaaaaggacttttcTTTTAAACTGTTCAAAAAATAAGCCATGGTTCCTTCAGACCTCTGTTGCTACAAAGTAATGCTGTCCTCTCTCAGGGTTTAATGCTCCCCTGGTGCTAAGAGGCATAACACCAAATTGAGAAGTGGTAACTATATTATATTCCCAagtcttatttttttgtgtatttttaatgtaactCAAACATTTGACATGATATATGTTCTCTTGATTTAGAGACATGCTGAAAATTATTTGGATAACTCTGATCTGCTAGGATAACAATACAAAATGGTTCAATTTTGtctcatgttatttttttgtctgccaTTTTTATGTTTCGTAAAAGATTGAAGGGAGGTCAGTTTGTAGTTTTTGGCAGAGCAGTGATGTTGAGGTTATACAAGGACACACCTGCTATACATTTGTCATTGTCCGTGTCTTTTAATATGTGGTaaactcattaaaaaaatgtaaaacagattAGATTAGAAGGTCCTTAATCTCGATGCTGGAGTTCCTCTGTGAGCATTTCTGTGATCCCagtaaacaacaacataaacagCAAAGTGTGAGGGTGTTTGTGTCAGCGATGTTTGCTCTGAAAGGGAGTGATCAAAGCATCAAACTGCCTTACCGTCCCTGAGGAACCAGCCTCTTCACAGATGCTGGAAATGACTGAATCAGGGCGCTTCTGAGCATAATTAATCTTTTAACTGCAAGAGCTTCATTGTGGTTTCAGTGGTTTGGTAATACGTCTGGAAGTTTAGTGCTACATTTCGCTTTAGGGGGATGGATTATTTGCCAGGTTAGAGTGAAAAGGTGAGGGGGGAAAGGTCTAGTGGGGAGATTAGGTTTAACTGAGGGTCATGTTGAGGACAGACATCTCACGTACCTGCAAGCAGCAGGCAGGCTGTGTGTAGATCCAAGGTAAATGCACCACTAAAATAGACAAAGAGTAAGAGCAGTATCATTACACCTGGGCCAAGGATGTTTGatgtggagggaaaaaaagagcaatCGACACCAACACTCTGTCCTTCCCTCCTTTTCTTACGTATCGTTCGCCCCTCTCCCTTACCTCACTCTGTCGGTGTTATCCGAGGCTGACATCTGTCTGTAACCTTGGGTCTCGGGGAGGACACTGTCACTGTTGGCTTCTATTTGGTGCAGAGAGTTTGAGTTTTAATTTATGAAGGCAAGCAGTGACCCATGGGCTTCATTACTATAAATCCAGAGATGACATTTTTACCTGCTTAGCCAGAAGAAATAAGTCTttgatcagtggtggaagaagttgTAAGATCATTTACTCAAGCCAAAGTACCAATGCAACAATGTGAATGTGTCAGCAAAAGTATCAAAAGTTCTGCATACAAATAGTTTCTTGGACTGATACATTATCATATAAGACGTCATTAGATTGTTAGCACTGATGCATCAGTGTGTAAGCTGCATTTTACTGTTGCACCAGGCCTGCTTTAATGTCCATTAGTTAAGTCCAGTAGTTTCCACCTGGGGTCATGGGATAAATCGGAGGAGTCGTGAGATGATCAAAGGGGtcgaaaaaagaagaaaacaaagtttTGCTCCAccaatttgttttcttcttttttgtgtgtggcttTTCTCAAATCACTGTTTTTTCCGGGAAAAAAACGTTGGATATTTGAACAatgttttcaatttcttttgttttttaaagaacacCATGAGAGAAGTTAATGGGAAATGCTTCTTTACTGGAAGTGCTAACAACTCAGACATCAGAAATGTGACCTCAACTATACACACAGGCCAAAGAGATAAAAGTTGGTTTGATCTTTTAACAATGTGGTGTATTCCATAAGattgttaaatgttttgtttctaaaAGTTATTGATCTAAAAAGTAACTTCTTTCTGAAACGTTGAAGAGTAGAAGTATGAAGTAACataaattaatcaataaatgaCAAGTACCTCAATTGTGTagttagttactttccaccactgcctgTTTTATTAACGCATATTCCTTATGAATAGGGAGCTAGGTCCTTGTAATTCAATTGTGTCTTGACTCCTCTCTGGCAGTGTACGGCAGCCATAAGGTCTCCCTGCGGTCTTCTATCAAGATGGATTTCATGAACCTGAGGAAAGCAGGCCTTCTCAAATTCTACCAAAGAGAGAGTGAGCTACACCTGCAAAGGAATACATCCTCACATGATATAGACCTGAAGCTATGCTACTGTATCCTATGAATGAATAAATTCATTTTGTTCTCATATGTACCCTACTCTCATGCAATCGCCGTTCTCTCTCTCAGGCTTGCATGACAGCTTGACGTGATCCCTGTCTGATGGATGTGGTGGCTTGACATCTGGGTGTCGCTTGACCTGCTGTGTTGGTAACCGAAGTGTCCCTGCCTTCCTTATCAGATGCTTCAGGCTTGGTGCCAGTGACATGGCTTGGCTTTGTGTTGCTCATCTCCTTTCCTCACACAGGCAGGCAGCACCTGCCATGTGTGATCCATCAGCAGAGACTCTTGCCTATTAACTGGCTCACCTTGTAAGGTCAACCGTGTTTTTAGATACTGTTGCAGGATGCCCCCGAGCCATTGTTTGTGCAAGTGTGTTTGGAGAGGCCATGTGACTTAGAATGCCCCAGAGCATAACTCACTCACCATGGCTGACAACTGATGCACCTTAGTTACAAGCCCCAAATTCATTGAACAGACCTCACACAGAATCCTGTTGGAATATCATTGCATTAAATAAGCACTAAATTTGAATACACACTAAATGTGTAGCCTAAAATTTGCACAAAATACCgcttgttataagtatatatTGTTAAAGGACATGGACTTTTCACATGACTTCACTCACCAGAGGTTTCCCCTTTAAATGTCTTTGATGGTTTCATTCAAATAAAGATTAGACAAACGTCTGAAATGTATCTTAATTGTGTGTGGAAAACCTTTTTACCTTTTCCAACCCATTAATGTTCTAATGACCCTTCAGATTTATCATGGGACCCTTTGGAGGAGGACCagtttcaaaattaaaatggaTGCAATGATGCGTCagctgtaatataatataatatagaaCTTATGGAAAAGATTTTTTCCGCAGAACAAATAAATGCTTTGAGTACGTTTAGCTGCACATTCTTCTGTACTATTTTTGTTTGGATTCAGGACTTtgcttgtactttttttttacatagttgtatttactttagtaaaggatctgaattctTCTAGGTATACTGAAAGTTATATGTGAGCGCGATTGCAGTTTGTGTTTAACACTTTTGAAACTGTTGGCATTagcattaaatcattttttatgcATCTGCAGTTGCCTGAAAGACTCACAAGTAAGTTACAAATGTTGTTAACTggcattttctccttttttataaGGTGTAAATATTATTTTGTCTACCCTTTTTTGTCCTACATGAAAGCAGCTTTTTGATTGGACCTGTGGAATGAGAAAACAGGTAACCTAGGCTGTTAACAGTTGTAACAGGTTTTTTGTTTCCCCTAAGGCTGCATCAGGGTTAACAATCATTGACACAAGTTTTCTTTGAATTGTTTTTCTATCTGCAGGCACCTAAAAACTCAAATTGCCTTCAGAGAACACAGTGCCAAGGAATAAAA
Above is a window of Etheostoma spectabile isolate EspeVRDwgs_2016 chromosome 14, UIUC_Espe_1.0, whole genome shotgun sequence DNA encoding:
- the LOC116701663 gene encoding SH2 domain-containing adapter protein E, giving the protein MAKWFKEFPINLKNGTDRIRSASESGSQPRVNKAGLVAGIGTKTTGSKTGHRKNSSGDNTGGGGGGVGSLLSGRNRKNSAIELSKNGVSSPTDGKVWDNLLSGKSRKNSKAEPVLEEQHRPLKSSPSANAYINRLIRVDKLDKNPNFNSGTIPNQVVPEAEKPVQCKTETVILEDYADPFDAQKTREQREAERVGENDGYMEPYDAQQMITEIRRRGSKDLLKVCVLMEASEGTGEEGQPVSLQIYDVPYEGSGEGDKTAVTRPELDPRPSTEYELPWEWKKEHIVRTLSAQFDSSERQTKDETPHPTLTRQPQHPPAQPQQQPHQQHQHLRQKSWTQKILRSSPPTLSPSTTSGSNPETEARCVDPSLPLEKQSWYHGCVTRQEAEFQLQSCKEASFLVRNSESDNSKYSIALKTSQGCVHIIVAQTKESGYTLDQSSCVFPSIPEVVHHYCTQRLPFNGAEHMTLLHPVPRIH